The following coding sequences lie in one Arachis ipaensis cultivar K30076 chromosome B05, Araip1.1, whole genome shotgun sequence genomic window:
- the LOC107642781 gene encoding uncharacterized protein LOC107642781 — translation MKKSGIPLTLMILLSLAWCDGEIIRSVHVLDLMIRDYTFKSVDKNFKTGTAESVKLPSKLAGISVDTVRFRCGSLTRYGAELKEFHLNVGVTVHPCIERVMLIRQNMGSNWSSIYYSNYDLSGYQLVSPILGLLAYNADQDSNSSNSSINPFQLGIVSGDKPLTIDFTNATKLNEGTPLCASFEGDGRMTVAKASEYSPFVCVAKRNGHFGMVVVDSEVDEYNKKPIAQWKVAVGSTIGAALGAFLLGLLLVAMLVRVKKRSRMVEMERRAYEEEALQVSMVGHVRAPTASGTRTTPTLEHDYINSHLN, via the coding sequence ATGAAGAAATCTGGAATTCCCCTGACTCTGATGATATTATTGTCCTTGGCGTGGTGTGATGGTGAGATAATAAGATCGGTTCATGTTCTTGACCTGATGATAAGAGACTACACGTTCAAGTCAGTGGACAAGAACTTCAAGACAGGGACAGCAGAGTCAGTGAAGTTACCTTCAAAGCTAGCAGGGATCAGTGTTGACACAGTAAGGTTCAGATGTGGAAGCTTAACAAGGTACGGTGCTGAACTAAAGGAGTTTCATCTCAATGTTGGTGTAACCGTTCATCCATGTATTGAGAGGGTCATGTTGATAAGACAAAATATGGGCTCTAATTGGTCTTCTATATATTATTCTAACTATGATCTATCTGGCTACCAGCTTGTTTCTCCAATTCTCGGACTCTTAGCTTACAATGCCGATCAAGATTCCAATTCTTCAAACTCAAGCATCAACCCTTTTCAACTTGGAATTGTGTCTGGTGATAAACCTCTCACTATTGATTTCACCAATGCTACAAAACTGAATGAGGGGACGCCCTTGTGTGCTAGTTTTGAAGGAGACGGGAGAATGACGGTGGCCAAAGCCAGCGAATATTCACCGTTTGTTTGCGTTGCCAAGAGGAATGGGCATTTTGGGATGGTGGTTGTGGATTCTGAAGTGGATGAGTATAATAAGAAGCCCATAGCTCAGTGGAAAGTGGCGGTTGGAAGCACAATTGGTGCTGCATTAGGTGCTTTCCTTCTTGGGTTGCTCCTGGTGGCGATGCTTGTGAGGGTGAAGAAGAGATCAAGAATGGTGGAGATGGAAAGAAGGGCCTATGAAGAAGAAGCTCTTCAGGTTTCAATGGTTGGTCATGTCAGAGCTCCTACTGCTTCTGGAACAAGAACCACGCCCACGCTTGAGCATGACTATATAAATTCTCATCTTAATTAA